A window of the Hordeum vulgare subsp. vulgare chromosome 5H, MorexV3_pseudomolecules_assembly, whole genome shotgun sequence genome harbors these coding sequences:
- the LOC123399452 gene encoding uncharacterized protein LOC123399452 has product MPLCSRLQPTRRAGSYSSLRSVVFTEGNGRELYQAVWGHKLHLVMISDQSTVFVEMADELKKRFGCFAEGMVVTVCPMLVVIAIDKVDLKVYGHHAFSAMLTMAAITLILGICPFIICWFSGPSIRPVLVTAILATLSSCSLLILTCFIAQLVVPEITLIILGVVFGFLVLLRAVLYYHRGNFVECQHDKILNESHEFLTGVTGVLFLGLEGLALEGHDDPMFEKGGPVAIASFILCATGVCMMYLEMTPPIDFTAGHIVRLTVTLDSFMAGGIFTLLMVIMFKLMRVPALLLLLPPLVIILELVYRVHIIHPAAVQMSVPASLELTKVTFTGFLAVSITVIRNTSPSKLTGCFLLFAAAAIVFGLSWRLLSQKNIRQSFTGTVSREYFDASVNLASLGTHVCIVIATVLLLAMAWTARGKPCYEMKPCTA; this is encoded by the exons ATGCCCCTGTGTTCAAGGCTGCAACCCACACGCCGGGCAGGTTCATATAGCTCCTTACGTTCTGTCGTCTTCACTGAAGGCAACGGACGG GAACTTTACCAAGCTGTCTGGGGACACAAACTTCACCTAGTTATGATCTCTGATCAATCCACAGTTTTTGTTGAGATG GCCGATGAACTGAAGAAGCGTTTTGGTTGCTTTGCGGAAGGAATGGTGGTTACGGTATGCCCAATGCTTGTCGTAATTGCAATCGACAAGGTTGACCTAAAAGTGTATGGACACCACGCTTTCTCCGCCATGCTCACCATGGCAGCTATCACTTTGATACTCGGTATCTGCCCCTTCATCATCTGCTGGTTCTCCGGGCCATCCATCAGGCCCGTCCTGGTAACCGCGATCCTGGCAACCCTTTCCTCTTGTTCCCTCCTCATCCTCACCTGTTTCATTGCCCAGCTCGTTGTCCCCGAAATCACTTTAATTATCTTGGGCGTCGTATTTGGATTCCTCGTCCTGCTTCGTGCGGTCTTGTACTACCATCGAGGAAATTTTGTAGAGTGTCAACATGACAAGATACTCAATGAGTCACATGAGTTCTTGACGGGTGTCACCGGAGTTCTCTTTCTGGGCCTGGAAGGTTTGGCACTGGAAGGTCATGACGATCCGATGTTTGAAAAGGGCGGGCCCGTGGCGATTGCAAGCTTCATACTTTGCGCTACTGGCGTGTGCATGATGTATCTCGAGATGACTCCCCCTATTGATTTCACAGCAGGACATATTGTGCGTTTAACTGTGACGCTAGACAGCTTCATGGCCGGTGGTATTTTCACACTGTTGATGGTTATCATGTTTAAGCTCATGAGGGTTCCAGCCCTGCTGCTCTTGTTACCGCCGTTGGTAATCATCCTCGAACTTGTCTACCGGGTGCACATCATACACCCCGCAGCTGTCCAAATGTCCGTGCCGGCTTCGCTGGAACTGACAAAGGTCACCTTCACCGGGTTCTTGGCTGTGTCAATAACAGTCATCCGCAACACTTCGCCCAGCAAGTTGACCGGCTGTTTCCTACTATTCGCTGCAGCAGCTATTGTGTTTGGGCTCTCATGGAGGCTTCTGTCGCAGAAAAACATAAGGCAGTCTTTCACGGGTACTGTTTCACGTGAGTATTTTGATGCTTCTGTCAATTTGGCTTCCTTGGGCACACACGTCTGCATAGTAATTGCTACAGTACTATTACTAGCAATGGCCTGGACAGCGAGAGGAAAGCCGTGCTATGAAATGAAACCATGTACTGCTTGA